In Archangium lipolyticum, the following are encoded in one genomic region:
- a CDS encoding S66 peptidase family protein encodes MTLRSGANIVVVAPGGICDEAKLQEGMQLLRSWGYEVTESKHLHSRFRYTAGTPDARREELHRALTEPGIDAVWYARGGYGTVHCLPGLPSIPDERLVIGFSDATALFCELQRRRHGRGRILHGPVLQSVPRHIGEDSRERMRTMLRTGEAPPLLGHSLVPGRGPVSGPVVGGNLCVLASLIGTPWQLDARGAILLLEDVGEAPYKLDRMVTQLREAGCLDGLAGIVLGEFPRCEPPEGAGWTLDEMFHDLLAPLNVPVLAGLPVGHAANNHAFWYGAQGTLRADRLVFQVQYADGSSDQVSLDAPP; translated from the coding sequence GGTTGCGCCAGGGGGGATTTGCGACGAGGCGAAGTTGCAAGAGGGGATGCAACTGCTGCGGAGCTGGGGCTACGAGGTCACGGAGTCGAAGCATCTCCATTCGAGGTTCCGCTACACCGCCGGTACTCCAGACGCGCGGCGCGAGGAGCTGCACCGCGCCCTCACGGAGCCCGGAATCGATGCGGTCTGGTACGCCCGCGGAGGCTACGGCACGGTGCACTGCCTGCCGGGCCTGCCCTCCATCCCCGATGAGCGGCTCGTCATCGGCTTCTCGGATGCCACGGCGCTCTTCTGCGAGCTCCAGCGCCGTCGGCACGGGCGCGGGCGTATCCTCCATGGTCCGGTGCTCCAGTCCGTGCCGCGGCACATCGGCGAGGACAGCCGTGAGCGGATGAGGACGATGCTGCGCACGGGCGAGGCCCCGCCCCTGCTCGGGCACTCGCTGGTGCCGGGCCGTGGCCCGGTGAGCGGTCCCGTGGTGGGCGGCAACCTGTGTGTGCTCGCCAGCCTGATCGGTACGCCGTGGCAGCTCGACGCGCGCGGCGCCATCCTCCTCCTGGAGGACGTGGGCGAGGCCCCCTACAAGCTGGATCGCATGGTGACACAGTTGCGCGAGGCGGGCTGCCTGGACGGGCTCGCCGGCATCGTGCTCGGCGAGTTCCCCAGGTGTGAGCCTCCGGAAGGGGCGGGCTGGACCCTGGACGAGATGTTCCACGACCTGCTCGCCCCGCTGAACGTTCCCGTGTTGGCCGGCCTCCCCGTGGGTCACGCCGCCAACAACCATGCCTTCTGGTACGGCGCGCAGGGCACCCTGAGGGCTGACCGGTTGGTCTTCCAGGTGCAGTACGCGGACGGATCCTCCGACCAGGTGTCGCTCGACGCCCCACCGTGA